Within Kineothrix sp. MB12-C1, the genomic segment GGTACTGGTATTAATAAATGCTGTATATTTCGTATAGTCATAAGTGTTTCGGTTGGTTATAACAGCTCCCTTGGGGATGGAGACACTTGCTAAGATATGAAAACATGCTGCAATTGCTTCGCGATTGTCTTTCGGCTTTGGCAAATGTGTTTTCAGATAAGCAGTTCGTACAAACCGCTCCGGAGAGGTAAAGCCTCCCGGCAGAGGCATTGTTCCTGTAGCCTGCCCAAAAGGAGTTAATTTTACACTATCCCAAAAGGCTTCTTCTGTTTGCTCAGGAGAAGCTTCTATATAGTTTCTCAAATTTGTCATATGCCAGTGGAAGTCAGGGCTGTTTGTCATCACGCCGATAGGATTATCTGTTAATTCCAGACCTTTATCAGTCGGCTCAATAACGGCACATGCTCCGCTTCTGTCAGCCACAATCCAATGTAACGGGGCTATCGTCTTAGTAACAGGGTCGGGGACGCCCACTACAGTAATTTTTTTTAATAGATCAGGCAATTCTTTTACAGAAGAACATCTGCCCAGAATGTAGTGAAGGAAATCAATGGATGCGATCGGCTCGGTATCATTGCAGGCTGTTGTATTATATTGGGCATAGCCGGCGAAATATAAAGTTGCCGCCGCCAATCCTTTCTCGTTAACACCGTCAAAAAAACCGAGAATCCCATCAAGCTCCTGTCCGAGTCCAATGAATCGATAGGAGTCTTTTATTTGGTTGTTGTTTAAATTGTTATACCATACATAGGAATTAGGAATGATATAAATCTGTGGTATAATATCGTGTGAAAAGTCCATGGTTCTGCCAAAAAACAGCTTATTGGACTGGGACTGTAAAGTCATTGCTGTACACATGTATCAATATCCTTTAAACATTATTTACATAATATATGAAAATAAATAATTGATTATTATATCAGTAATGCGAAATAAAAGTTTTATTTCACTGTTTATCTGTGCAAAGTTATGTGGTTATTGTATTGAACACGGTTTAATGGTATATTTTAAGTAATTTATGAGTAGGAAGGAGATGGAATTATAAGGTGTTTATAGCTGATGATACATCTCAGTGAAAATCTGGAGATGCCGTTCTTCATCGAGTACGATACGCTTCAATATCGCCACGATATTTTCATCACGGATAATATCCGCCTGATTCGAATACTTGGCGATGGCAGCTTCCTCGGCACGGATGGATTCCTCTACCAAAGCGCGCAATCCGCGCGGATAACCAACAAAGGAAGGTGACCACCATTGCGAATATTCATTGCAGCTCCAAAGCCGCGGATCTGCCCCCAGCAGCAGTGCGAGCTCAGCAAATATATTAAGGTGATGCATCTCTATAATACTAATATGGTGGAAGCATGAGGAAATCCAACTAGACTGCGGTTTAGCCACAACGGCAATATAGAAATACCTGGAGACATCACTCATTTCGGAAACGACCTCCGACATATTGCCAAGCATATCACAGGCATAAACAGAATTTTTGCTATCTACCTGTATTGGCGGGTATGGTACATCTACCTTGTATGGGCATACATCAATGCTACTGGTATTGGTTTTTATCTTCATATTTTTCTTAAGGTCTGTAACAGAATAAAATTCTTCCAACCTTCTCCCCTTCACGTATTAATATGATACAGTTTATTCATAGGAAGAAAAAATTATAACAGGATAGCTGAGCATCATTTGCCTGAATCATTATGGGTAAGGAAATCAGTTTTCCTTATAATATAAAAAGGCAGATGCCAATTCCCCGGCACCTGCCTAAACTATTTTATACGGTTTTATTTCTCCAACGGTCGCTTTGTCTTTCGCAGAAGGAATGCAGCCGTTGACATAATAGCAAGAAATACTATTAAATAAGCAATGACGGCAATTCCGTGAGCGAACCATGCAGCGATCATCATAAAGATGCATCCGGCAAGGGAGAGACAAGGCATAAGTATGCGATTGAAAAAGTTGAGATCATTTCCCTTTACCATAAACATGATAAAAATAGGAATGTATAGCGCATATAGCGTAACAATGGGCAGTTCCGAGGAGTCAAAGCTAAAGAATCCGAACCAGCTATCAGTTAAATTTGCCCCATAGAAATAAAATAGCCAGGTACTGCAGAGTAATAGTCCAAGGATGGCAGAGTTCGCAGGCATATTAGTGGAAGGGTCTATCTGGCTGAAGATTTGGGGCTTGGGACCAAGTCCTCTTGCAGCGATGGAATAGATGCCCCGCGTACAGCCAAGCATCAGACCGTTTAAGGTTCCAAGGCATGAAATGATAACAAAGATAAACAACAGTGAGCCGCCCACAGAGCTAAAGACGGTTTGGAATGCTAATTTGGCACCTGCCTCGCCGCCTGCCATGATTACTTCATTTTCAACGGCGCCTGCTAAACCAATATAGTATAGAATATAGACGGTCATGATAATAAAAGTACCTGAAATCAAAGCCAAAGGAAGATTCCTCTTGGCATTTTTTAATTCTGCATTAATGCAAGTTGCGATAATCCAGCCTTCATAGGCGAAACATGCCGCAACAACGGCCGTGAATAATCCGTTAGGAGTACTTTGAGATACATAATGTGTGAAGTTGTAAAGAGTCATACCGCTTCGAAGTCCTGTAAATGTTCCGATAATTGCCATTAAAGAGAGAGGAATCAGCTTGATGACTGTGGTACTGACCTGAAACTTTCCGGCCAAAACCGGAGATAAGGAGTTCAATGCGAAATTTGCAATTAAGTAGAACCCAGCAATAGTCATGCATTCTCCGCCGGTAATGGGGAAGCCAAAGATAACACAGGTGTATCTGGCAGAGACCCAAGCCAGTACCGAGGTAATGGTAGGATAGTAGATAAGTGCCATAAACCAACCTACATAATATGCATATTTTCCCCCCATTGTAGCTTCCGCATAATCCACAATGCCATTGATATATTCATATTTGGTAGCCATGACGGAAAAGGTATATGCACAGGAAATCATAATAATACCTCCGATTACCCATGCCAGAATACCTTGTTTTAAATTGCCGCCGGTGGCAGTGAGGATTTTCTCCGCTTTGAAGAATACGCCGCTACCGACAACAATACCTACGACCATTGCAATGGCTGTAGGAAGACCATATCTTTTTTCTAGTTTTGCTTCCATAAGTTAACTATTCCTATCTATAATAGGACCCCTTCTTATTATTCTTTTCTCACCGAAAAATAACTGCCATAAAACCCCAATTTGATAAACCCCTGCACTTATTTTTTTATGAAGAAACTGATTTTCATCTTATCACAAAGTCAAACATAATTCAGTAAAAATTTTTTTTATTTACGAAAATGATAGTCAATATCAAAATAGTTGACAAAGAGAATATTTTCATATAGACTAAATAAGTTAGTTGAATCTAACTCATTAATTTATAGTACATAAAACAGGAGGACATATATTATGAAACGAAAGATGTTAAGTTCTATTTTAGCACTTACACTCGCTTTTTCCCTTACAGCTTGTTCCGCAGGAACAAAGGAGGAGGCATCGAATATATCGGATGCTGCGGATGCATCGAATACATTAGATGAGGTGGTATCGGATGAGGCAGATGCAGAGGATGTCTCGGCTCAGGAAGAAGATACTGAGTATCCTATTATTATTGAACATGCATATGGACAGACGATAATAGAAGCTAAGCCCGAGAGAGTAGCTACGATATCTTGGGGAAATCAGGATACACCCTTAGCCTTGGGAGTCTCTCCTGTCGGAATATCAGAAGCGAACTATGGAGTAATCGACGGCAGCGGTATCTTGCCATGGACGAAGACGGCTATCGAGGAGTTGGGGGCAGATACAGAGATATTTAAAGATACGGCAGGATTGGATTATGAAGCGATAAGCGATGTTCAGCCGGATGTAATTCTGGCAGCCTATTCAGGAATTACGCAGGAAGAATATGATCTGCTTAGCCAGATCGCACCTGTAGTAGCATATCCTAATCTTGCATGGCAGACATATTGGCGTGACCAGATTATTATGGATGCAACAGGAATGGGAATGCAGGACGAAGGAGAACAGTTAGTTGCTGATTTGGATGGACTGATAGCACAAAAGGCAGGTGATTATCCTCAGATACAAGGAAAAAAAGCAGCGTTCTTCTATTTTATGCCTACGGATTTAGGTACATTTTATGTCTATCTTCCTACGGATCCTCGTGCAGCATATTTGCTTGATCTGGGTATGGAATTCCCGGAGAGCGTTCTGGCCCTTGCTACTGAGAGCGGAAGCTTTTCTCTGGAAATGAGTGCTGAGAATGCGGATGCATTGCAGGATATAGATATTATTATCGCCTATGGAAACTCGGATTTATTGGAAGCTTTGCAGGCAGATGCACTGCTTGGTACCATCCCTGCAATTCAAAATGGATCGGTAGCTATGATTGAGGATGGAACCCCGATTGCAGCATCCAGTACACCTAGTGCACTTTCTATTCCCGCAACGATTGATGACTATTTGAAATTGATTGGAGAGGCAGCTGATAAAGTGAAATGAAACGTTCAAAAATGATTTTGCTCAGCACAGGCAGTTTACTTTGTATCTGTCTGTGCATTCTGGCTTCTTTGGCATTAGGAGCGAAAAGTATAAGTTTTCCGGAAGTAATCGGTGCACTTCTTCATAAAGAGGATACTTCTTTTTATGCTCTCATTGTCAGAGAACGGGTTCCCAGGACTATTTTCAGCATGCTGGCAGGGGCCTCCCTCGGGGTATCCGGAGCCCTCATGCAGGCAATTACCCGCAATCCGATTGCTGATCCGAGTATCTTAGGTGTTAATACCGGCGCATCATTATTTGTAGTAAGCGGAATTGCATTTTTTAACATTAGTACAGCCGGGCAATATATATGGCTGGCTCTTATAGGTGCCGGAATAACAGCGGCCTTTGTCTACGCCATCGGTTCTCTCGGTTATGGCGGAGCGACACCGATTAAGCTTGCGCTGGCTGGTGCGGCAACAAGTGCTGCATTATCCTCTCTCGTAAGTGCGGTTACATTGCCGAGAACTCAGGTAATGAATGTATTTCGATTCTGGCAAGTGGGAAGCACCAGCGGTGCCACATGGGAAGGGATTACGACCGTACTGCCTTTTCTGGCAGTTGGCCTCCTTATAGGAATTTTTTCTGCTCCGGCATTAAATGCGCTCGCTCTGGGAGAGGAAGTTGCCACTGGGCTAGGCGTAAGAACCGGACTTGTTAGAATTATCAGTGCGCTGGCAGGCGTTCTGTTATGCGGAGCGACAACGGCGTTAGCGGGTCCGATTGGTTTTGTAGGGCTTATGATTCCGCATACGGTACGCATGCTTTGCGGCTCTGATATGCGTTATATCATTCCTTTGTCTGCGGTGGGGGGAGCGATTCTTTTGACAATATCAGATGTGGCGGGAAGGCTGTTGGCTTATCCGGGAGAATTGGAAGCCGGTATTATTACAGCTTTTCTGGGAGCGCCTATTCTGATTATTATTGCTATGAGAGCGAAGGTGCAGGCATTATGAGAAAAAAGGATTTTAATTCAATACAAAAAGGCTATGCCAGCAGAAGAGCTCGTTTTCTGACAGCAGCAATATTGATGGGAGTGTTAGTTTTGTTGCTCGCAGGCACGATGTTATTACTCGGTAATACGAAATATCCGCTTTCTGTAGTGGTCAGGGTATTATCGGGAGAAGAGATAAAGGGTGCTTCTTTTGCCATAGGAACGATACGTCTGCCCAGAATGCTTGCGGGCTTACTGGCGGGGCTCGCTTTTGGGATGGCAGGCAATACCTTTCAGACCATGCTGAGAAACCCTTTGGCAAG encodes:
- a CDS encoding choloylglycine hydrolase family protein, yielding MCTAMTLQSQSNKLFFGRTMDFSHDIIPQIYIIPNSYVWYNNLNNNQIKDSYRFIGLGQELDGILGFFDGVNEKGLAAATLYFAGYAQYNTTACNDTEPIASIDFLHYILGRCSSVKELPDLLKKITVVGVPDPVTKTIAPLHWIVADRSGACAVIEPTDKGLELTDNPIGVMTNSPDFHWHMTNLRNYIEASPEQTEEAFWDSVKLTPFGQATGTMPLPGGFTSPERFVRTAYLKTHLPKPKDNREAIAACFHILASVSIPKGAVITNRNTYDYTKYTAFINTSTCEYFYKTYDDVNIKVASLWQTQRRSSDMTHLPFK
- a CDS encoding ferritin-like domain-containing protein gives rise to the protein MEEFYSVTDLKKNMKIKTNTSSIDVCPYKVDVPYPPIQVDSKNSVYACDMLGNMSEVVSEMSDVSRYFYIAVVAKPQSSWISSCFHHISIIEMHHLNIFAELALLLGADPRLWSCNEYSQWWSPSFVGYPRGLRALVEESIRAEEAAIAKYSNQADIIRDENIVAILKRIVLDEERHLQIFTEMYHQL
- a CDS encoding APC family permease, coding for MEAKLEKRYGLPTAIAMVVGIVVGSGVFFKAEKILTATGGNLKQGILAWVIGGIIMISCAYTFSVMATKYEYINGIVDYAEATMGGKYAYYVGWFMALIYYPTITSVLAWVSARYTCVIFGFPITGGECMTIAGFYLIANFALNSLSPVLAGKFQVSTTVIKLIPLSLMAIIGTFTGLRSGMTLYNFTHYVSQSTPNGLFTAVVAACFAYEGWIIATCINAELKNAKRNLPLALISGTFIIMTVYILYYIGLAGAVENEVIMAGGEAGAKLAFQTVFSSVGGSLLFIFVIISCLGTLNGLMLGCTRGIYSIAARGLGPKPQIFSQIDPSTNMPANSAILGLLLCSTWLFYFYGANLTDSWFGFFSFDSSELPIVTLYALYIPIFIMFMVKGNDLNFFNRILMPCLSLAGCIFMMIAAWFAHGIAVIAYLIVFLAIMSTAAFLLRKTKRPLEK
- a CDS encoding iron-siderophore ABC transporter substrate-binding protein; this translates as MKRKMLSSILALTLAFSLTACSAGTKEEASNISDAADASNTLDEVVSDEADAEDVSAQEEDTEYPIIIEHAYGQTIIEAKPERVATISWGNQDTPLALGVSPVGISEANYGVIDGSGILPWTKTAIEELGADTEIFKDTAGLDYEAISDVQPDVILAAYSGITQEEYDLLSQIAPVVAYPNLAWQTYWRDQIIMDATGMGMQDEGEQLVADLDGLIAQKAGDYPQIQGKKAAFFYFMPTDLGTFYVYLPTDPRAAYLLDLGMEFPESVLALATESGSFSLEMSAENADALQDIDIIIAYGNSDLLEALQADALLGTIPAIQNGSVAMIEDGTPIAASSTPSALSIPATIDDYLKLIGEAADKVK
- a CDS encoding FecCD family ABC transporter permease; this encodes MKRSKMILLSTGSLLCICLCILASLALGAKSISFPEVIGALLHKEDTSFYALIVRERVPRTIFSMLAGASLGVSGALMQAITRNPIADPSILGVNTGASLFVVSGIAFFNISTAGQYIWLALIGAGITAAFVYAIGSLGYGGATPIKLALAGAATSAALSSLVSAVTLPRTQVMNVFRFWQVGSTSGATWEGITTVLPFLAVGLLIGIFSAPALNALALGEEVATGLGVRTGLVRIISALAGVLLCGATTALAGPIGFVGLMIPHTVRMLCGSDMRYIIPLSAVGGAILLTISDVAGRLLAYPGELEAGIITAFLGAPILIIIAMRAKVQAL